The DNA segment GTGGGACCCATAAGTGTGTGGCAGGGGGGGATTTAGGGCCTAGAAATGAGGGTTGGGGGGACATTGGGCCCcacagctgtggggcagggggatgttgGGACCCATACGTGTGGGGCTGGACCCATACGTGTGGGGCGGGACCCATCAGTGTGGGACggggggggggatttggggcctAGAAATGAGGGTTTGGGGGACATTGGGCCCcacagctgtggggcaggggggatgTTGGGCCCCATAGATGTGGGGCAGGGCATGTGGGGCAgaggggccgccccgccccacATCTATGGGGCAGGGCCGGTCTCCTCAGCTGGCCATGGAGCGCTGCCTGGGTTCGGCCGCCGACCTGCTGGAGGGTGAGTGCCGTGGGGCGGCGCTATGGGGCGGCCCCATAGATCTCCCCGCCCCTCACCCCCCCACCTCACGCTCTGCCCCCCAAGTGCACAAGAAGCCGCTGCGGGAGGTGGAGATCGCGGCCGTCAGCCAGGGAGCGCTGCGGGGCCTGGCCTATCTGCACCAGCTCGGGGTCATCCACAGGTGCGCCCCATAGATCTGCCCCATAGATCGGACCCATAGATCCGGCCCCGTAGATCGGGAGCCAGAGCGGGACCCACAGCCCCTGTTGTGCTGGTTTCTTTGGGTGTTTTCTTGCTTGTGCTGCTTGGGGTTGGTTGTTCTGCCCCATAGCGTGCCCCATAAGCTGCCCCAtaacctgccccatagatcagGACCCATAGATCCGGACCCAGAGCAGGACCCACAGCCCCTGTTGTGCTGGTTTCTTTGGGTGTTTTCTTGCTTGTGCTGCTTGGGGTTGGTTGTTCTGCCCCATAAGCTGCCCCATAGCCTGCCCCATAGATCAGGACCCATAGATCCGGACCCAGAGCGGGACCCACAGCCCCTGTTGTGCTGGTTTCTTTGGGTGTTTTCTTGCTTGTGCTGCTTGTGGTTGGTTGTTCTGCCCCATAACCTGCCCCATAGCCTGCCCCATAGGCTGCCCCAtaacctgccccatagatcagGACCCATAGATCCGGACCCAGAGCGGGACCCACAGCCCCTGTTGTGTTGGTTTCTTTGGGTGTTTTCTTGCTTGTGCTGCTTGTGGTTGGTTGTTCTGCCCCATAGCCTGCCCCATAGCCTGCCCCAtaacctgccccatagatcagGACCCATAGGTCCGGACCCAGAGCGGGACCCACAGCCCCTGTTGTGCTGGTTTCTTTGGGTGTTTTCTTGCTTGTGCTGCTTGTGGTTGGTTGTTCTGCCCCATAGCCTGCCCCATAgcctgccccatagatccagaCCCATAGGTCCGGACCCACAGCGGGACCCACAGCGTCCGTTCTGCTGGTTTCTCTGGTGCTTTTCTTGCTTGTGCTTGGCAGTCCCGCCCCATAAcctgccccacagagcccacCCCATAGATCCTGCCCCATAGAGTCCACCCTATAGAGCTCAACGCATAGCGTCCACCCCATAGATCCCGCCCCATAGAtcccgccccatagaccctGACCCAGGGAGCACACCCCATAGATCCCACCCCACAGAGCCCACGGCATAGAgctgccccatagatcctgccccatagatcccgcCCCATAGCGCCCGCCCCATAGAGCCGTACCCCAtgagcccccccacccccactgATCTCTGCCCCACTGATCTCTGCCCCACACACACGTCAAGGCCGGGAACATCCTCCTGACCCACTGATTCCCCCCCTAGCCCCACTGATCTCAGCCCCACCGACATGccccgttcccccagccccacagcggCTGCCCCACTGATCCCTGCCCCACTGATCTCTGCCCCACAGAGACGTCAAGGCCGGGAACATCCTGCTGAGCCCTATGGGGCAGGTAAAACTCGGCGACTTCGGCTCGGCCGCCACGGCCGCCCCAGCCGGTTCCTTCGTGGGGACGCCCTATTGGTGAGCGACCCCCAagtgtggggctgagccccatAGTGCAGCCGGGTGTGATGTTTGCGACCCCCAAgcgtggggctgagccccaTAGCGCAGCCGGGTGTGATGTTTGTGACCCCCAAgcgtggggctgagccccaTAGCGCGGCCGGGTGTGATGTTTCCGCCCCCCAagtgtggggctgagccccatAGCGTGGCCGGGTGTGATGTTTCCACCCCCCAAGTGTGGGGCCGAGCCTGATGTTTCCGCCCCCCAAGTGTGGGGCCGAGCCTGATGTTTCCGCCCCCCAAGTGTGGGGCCGAGCCTGATGTTTCCGCCCCCCAAGTGTGGGGCCGAGCCTGATGTTTCCGCCCCCCAAGTGTGGGGCTGAGCCTGATGTTTCTGCCCCCCAAGTGTGGGGCCGAGCCTGATGTTTCCACCCCCCAAGTGTGGGGCCGAGCCTGATATTTCCACCCCCCAAGTGTGGGGCCGAGCCTGATGTTTCCACCCCCGAAGTGCAGATCCAGGCCTGATATTTCCGCCCCCTAAGTGTGCGCCTGGATTTTATGTTTCCACCCCCAAGTGTGGGGCCGGGTTTTATGTTTCCACCCCCCAAGTGTGGGGCCGGGCCTGATGTTTGTGCCCCCCAGGATGGCTCCCGAGGTGATCGTGGCCGTGGACGAGGGGCCGTACGACGGGAGGGCCGACGTCTGGTCCATGGGCATCACCTGCATCGAGCTGGGTGAGCGctatggggctgccccacacGTCCGCCCCACAAGCGGCGCGGCGGCCGAGCCGGCGTTGGGTCGTTTGTATTGAGACCGGGGGGGCACTTAGGGGGCAGCTCCGGGACACTCGGGGGTCGGTTACAGCACAGTTAGAGGGGGGTTATGGGGCttctgtggggctgccccacatgtGGCCGTGCCCCACAGCGGAGCGGAAGCCGCCGCTGTTCCACCTGAACGCCATGAGCGCCCTTTACCACATCGCCCAGAGCGACCCCCCCCGTCTGCAGGGACCCAACTGGTgagcccggacgcctgggtccccccccggacgcctgggttccttcctgaacacctgggtcccctccctgaactcctgggtcccttatttgggtcccccccccggacgcctgggtcccgtcctgaactcctgggtccctttttgggtgTCCCCcgccggatgcctgggtccccccccggacacctgggtccgtcctgaactcctgggtcccctcccggataCCTGGGTCCCTTCCCAAATGCCTGGGTCTgctccctgaactcctgggtccctttttgggtctcccccccggatgcctgggtccccccccggacgcctgggtctctcccaaactcctgggtcctttaTTTCGGTttccccccggatgcctgggtccccccccggatgcctgggtccccccccggacacctgggtcccctccctgAACTCCCGGGTCCCTTATTTCGGTCCCCTgcccagacgcctgggtcccccccctgcactcctgggtcccccccctgcactcctgggtcccccccggacgcctgggtccctcccggacgcctcggtccctcccgaactcctgggttccctccACATTCTTGGGtctccccccggacgcctgggtctccccgcactcctgggtcccccccggacgcctgggtccctccctcACGGGGGGTCCCAGGTCCCCCAGTTTCCGGGGGTTCGTGGGTTCGTGTCTGCAGAAGCTGCCGCTGGATCGACCCACGGccgaggagctgctgcaggtacCGGGCcagcccgccccgccccgtTGGCCCCGTTGGCCCGTTACCCGTTATCTCCTTGTGTCATTGTCCCGTTACCCGTTATCTGCTTGTGTCATTGTCCCGTTACCCGTTATCTGCTTGTGTCACGGTCCCGTTACCCGTTATCTCCTTGTGTCATTGTCCCATTACCCGTTATCTGCTTGTGTCATTGTCCCGTTACCCGTTATCTGCTTGTGTCACGGTCCCGTTACCCGTTATCTGCTTGTGTCACGGTCCCGTTACCCGTTATCTGCTTGTGTCACGGTCCCGTTACCCGTTATCTGCTTGTGTCATTGTCCCGTTACCCGTTATCCGCTTGTGTCATTGTCCCGTTACCCGTTATCTGCTTGTGTCATTGTCCCGTTACCCGTTATCTGCTTGTGTCACGGTCCCGTTACCCGTTATCTGCTTGTGTCACGGTCCCGTTACCCGTTATCTGCTTGTGTCACTGTCCCGTTACCCGTTATCTGCTTGTGTCACGGTCCCGTTACCCGTTATCTGCTTGTGTCACGGTCCCGTTACCCGTTATCTCCTTGTGTCATTGTCCCGTTACCCGTTATCCGCTTGTGTCATTGTCCCGTTACCCGTTATCTGCTTGTGTCATTGTCCCGTTACCCGTTATCTCCTTGTGTCATTGTCCCGTTACCCGTTATCTGCTTGTGTCACGGTCCCGTTACCCGTTATCTGCTTGTGTCACTGTCCCGTTACCCGTTATCTGCTTGTGTCACGGTCCCGTTACCCGTTATCTCCTTGTGTCATTGTCCCGTTACCCGTTATCTCCTTGTGTCACGGTCCCGTTACCCGTTATCTCCTTGTGTCATGGTCCCGTTACCCGTTATCTGCTTGTGTCATTGTCCCGTTACCCGTTATCTGCTTGTGTCACGGTCCCGTTACCCGTTATCTGCTTGTGTCACTGTCCCGTTACCCGTTATCTCCTTGTGTCACGGTCCCGTTACCCGTTATCTCCTTGTGTCATGGTCCCGTTACCCGTTATCTGCTTGTGTCATTGTCCCGTTACCCGTTATCTGCTTGTGTCATGGTCCCGTTACCCGTTATCTGCTTGTGTCACTGTCCCGTTACCCGTTATCTGCTTGTGTCATTGTCCCGTTACCCGTTATCTGCTTGTGTCATTGTCCCGTTACCCGTTATCTCCTTGTGTCACTGTCCCGTTACCCGTTATCTGCTTGTGTCATTGTCCCGTTACCCGTTATCTGCTTGTGTCATTGTCCCGTTACCCGTTATCTCCTTGTGTCACTGTCCCGTTACCCGTTATCTCCTTGTGTCATTGTCCCGTTACCCGTTATCTGCTTGTGTCACGGTCCCGTTACCCGTTATCTGCTTGTGTCACTGTCCCGTTACCCGTTATCTGCTTGTGTCATTGTCCCGTTACCCGTTATCTGCTTGTGTCATTGTCCCGTTACCCGTTATCTGCTTGTGTCACTGTCCCGTTACCCGTTATCTCCTTGTGTCACTGTCCCGTTACCCGTTATCTCCTTGTGTCACGGTCCCGTTACCCGTTATCTCCTTGTGTCATTGTCCCATCATCCGCATTATTCCCTTATCCCTTTGTCGCATTATCCCCGTCATCCCCGTCATCCCCGTTATCTCTGTTATCTCCGTTATCCCCATTATCCCGTTATCCCCATTATCCCGTTATCCCCGTTATCCCGTTATCTCCGttatccccattatccccattatccCGTTATCTCCATTATCCCGTTATCCTCATTATCCCATTATCCCATTATCTCCATTATCTCCATTATCCCCATTATATCAATTATCTCTATTATCTCCATTATCCCGTTATCTCCATTATCTCCATTATCCCATTATCCTCTTATCTTCATTATCTCCATTATCTCCATTATCCCCATTATTTCCATtatcccattatccccattatcTTCATTATCCCCGTTATCCCCGTTATGTCCATtatcccattatccccattatgTCCATTATCCCGTTATCTTCATTATCCCCGTTATCCCCGTTATGTCCATTATCCCATTGTCTCCGTTAACTTCATTATCCCCATTATCTCCTttatccccattatccccattatccccattatcTCCATTATCTCCATTATCTCTATTATCCCATTATCTCCATTATCTCCATTATGCCATTATCTCATTATCCCCGTTATCCCCGCTATCCCATTATCTCCATtatcccattatccccattatcccattatctgcattatccccattgtcccattatccccattatccCATTATCTCCATTGTGCCTTTATCTTCATTATCCCATTATCTTCATTATGTCCATTATGTCTATTATCTCATTATCTCTATTATCCCATtatcccattatccccattatcTTTATTATCCTGTTGTCTCTTTTATCCCATTATTCCCTTGTGCCATTATCCTCATTATCTCCATTGTCCCTGTTATCCCATTATTGTCATTggcccattgtccccattatcctCATTATCCCattatcccattgtccccatgtccccattatccccattaccccattgtccccattgtcccattgtttccattgtcccattgtccccattaccccattgtccccattgtccccattgtccccattgtccccgttATCCCATTGTCTCCGTTGTCCCCGTTATCCCATTGTTCCTATTACCCCATTGTTCCCATTACCctattgtccccattgtccccattattCTCATTATCCCattatcccattgtccccattgtcccattgtccccattaccCCATTGTCCCTGTTACCCCATTGTCcccttggccccgccccccccagcaccacttCCTgcggaggccccgccccccccgcgtGCTCCTCGACCTGATTGGCCGAGCCCAGGCGGCCGCCCGCGCCCTGGACCAGCTGCACCTGCGGCCAATGAGGAAGCTGCTGCTCCCGGAAGGCCCCGCCCActccggccccgcccaccccggccccgcccaccccggcCCGCAGGTGGGTGCCGACAATTTGGGGACATttaggggggtttggggacgtTTAGGGGGGTTCTGAGGACATttaggggggtttggggacattcTGGGGATGTTTTGAGACATTTagtggggtttggggacatttgggggaCGTTTTGAGACATTtcggggggatttggggacataTCAGGTGGATTTGGGGACATTtagggggtttggggacattttggggggatttggggacattTCGAGGGGATTTGGGAGGGATTTGGGGACATtcaggcacattttggggacatatcggggggatttggggacataTCGGGTGGATTTGGGGACATttcggggggtttggggacattttGGGGACGTTTTGAGACATTTCGGGGGAGGTTTGGGACATTTAGGGGGGTTCTGAGGACATttaggggggtttggggacattttGGGGATGTTTTGAGACATACTAGGTGGATTTGGGGacattttgggggggtttggggacattttggggggggttggggacatttaggggggtttggggacatttcGGCGGGATTTGGGGACATTTCGAGGGGATTTGGGGATATTTAGGGACATTTTGGGCACATTtctgggggatttggggacatttcggggggatttggggacgttttggggggatttggggacattTTGGGGACATCGTCCCTATTGTCTCATCGTCCGcattgtcccattgtccccatcgtccccattgtcccattgtccccatcatCGCCAttgtcccattatccccattgtctCCATcatccccattgtcccattgtccccatcgcccccattgtccccatcgcccccattgtccccatcgcccccattgtcccattgtccccattgtcccatcGTCCCCATCATCCCCATCATCCCCATCATCCCCATCATCCCCATCGTCCCCATCGTCCCCATCGTCCCCAtcgtccccattgtccccattgtccccattgtccccatcgtccccattgtccccatcgtccccattgtccccatcatccccattgtcccattgtccccattgtccccatcgtccc comes from the Caloenas nicobarica isolate bCalNic1 chromosome 38, bCalNic1.hap1, whole genome shotgun sequence genome and includes:
- the TAOK2 gene encoding serine/threonine-protein kinase TAO2 — its product is MPSLSPTDPAASRLFRPEDPETLFGDLREIGHGSFGAVYSARDLRTNELVAIKKMSYGGKRSDEKWRDIVREVSLLQRLRHPNTVGFRGCYLGGHTAWLAMERCLGSAADLLEVHKKPLREVEIAAVSQGALRGLAYLHQLGVIHRDVKAGNILLSPMGQVKLGDFGSAATAAPAGSFVGTPYWMAPEVIVAVDEGPYDGRADVWSMGITCIELAERKPPLFHLNAMSALYHIAQSDPPRLQGPNWSPSFRGFVGSCLQKLPLDRPTAEELLQHHFLRRPRPPRVLLDLIGRAQAAARALDQLHLRPMRKLLLPEGPAHSGPAHPGPAHPGPQGAEPPGATERSHWPPSASVSASSSSSGASAANDDDDGDDDDDDDDGDNEERPPLAAQQPPARRDQEFPPVVHNEETGQLEIQLTSPRGQYDQYDQFDQYDQYNQFNPGPDAEPRAMSQWGARNG